CTGCAAACCGGAATGAACGTTCGGATCGGTACGGCGGGCTATGCGTACCCCGCGTGGGTCGGCGGGTTCTACCCGCGTGGCACCACACAACACGACATGCTGCCGTACTACGCGACGCGGTTCGCGGCCGTCGAAATCAACTCGTCGTTCTACCGCCCGCCGACGCGCGAGCAGGTCACGAAGATGGCCCGTCGGTCGCCGCCCGGGTTCGGGTACACGCTCAAGGTGCCGAAGTCCGTGAGCCACGAGCGATCGGTCGATGACATCCCGGCGTTCAAGCAGGCCGCCGACCACTTGGTCGCGACGGGTAAGTCGCTCGGGCTGATCTTCCAGGTGCCGGAAGCGTTCCACAACACCGCCGACAACCGCGCGTGGATCACGCACGTCGGCGCACAACTGAAGCCGCACCGGGTGGCGGTGGAGTTTCGGCACCGGTCCTGGAACGCGCCGAACTTGCGCGAGTGGATGGAGCACGTCGATCTGGACGTGGTGAGCGTGGGTGTTCCCGATGTTCCCACGCTGTTCCCACGCGGGCTACGTATTGCGAATCGCCGCATCTACGCCCGGCTCCATTCTCAGAACGCCGACAACTGGTACGAGGACGGTAAACTGCGTTACGCTTACGACTACACCGAGGCCGAGTTGCGCGAGTGGGCCGTGGGACTAAAGACTGCGGCCGAAAAGGATCGTGCGGACGAGGCGCTGATTTTCTTCAACAACTGCGTGGGGATTCAGGCCATCACCAACGCCGAACGACTCAGCGCCATCCTGAAGGAAGTCGCGCCCGCCGTTCGCGTGATCGACCCGCCGCAACCACCGAGTTTGTTCGACGAGGAGTAAGTCGTTGGGTTGGCTCAGGAATTGAACATGCTGAGCAACTCGTCTACCTTTCCAGTCACCCAGGTAGCCGCTTGACTCCCCGCTGCCTTCGCAAATAAGTTCTTCAGTCCCACACCGTAGGTTCGCAACCGGTCCAAACGTGGTTCACTCCGGCTGGCTTCCTTCGCGAGCGACTCAAATTCTTCCGCTGCGTCTTTCTGCTCACCTTCGGCCAGCGCTACGATCGCCTGTTTGAGAATATTCGCGAGTTGGCTGAGTAAATCTTTCACTGGATCGGGCGTCGAAGGTGGTACAGCATTGAAACTGTTCGTGATGGCGTCAGCAACAGTGACGTTTCCGTGAACGGTGGCACCGGCGCCCACGTTGATGATCTTGTCGCCCACGCCCTGTCCTCCTTCGATTGTGCAGTTCTGGTTAAAAATCATCGTTCGCACTAGTCCCTCGATCTTCATCGCTCGAACTTGCTCGAACGCCTTCTCGCTTTCCGCGAGGTCCGGATACTCGTCTCGCACTTTCAGTAGAAAATTGAATAGTCGGTCATGTACGGCGGCCATCACTCTGAGAACCACTAGTCCAGGCACCATGCCCCACACTCGGTGGATGCGGTGCGCTACGCGCCCCCATTGTCTGATCGATGACTCTCGCACCGCTTCCATGACTGCTGGATTGGGTTCAAATGACATCGGACTGCCAGCAAATCCTTCCAGCTCCTCAACCCGCGCCACAAGCGGGAATCGCTCAAAGATTGAGCGATGACAGCCTAATTTGTCCTCTTCGAGTCGGAATGTGTCTCCCATCTCCGGGTGCCCTGGAAATAGTTCGTTCAACACGTCGACCATCGGCTCCAGGCGAACCCAGCGGTAGTCTGGGACGGCCGTGATGTCGATGTAGCCCATTCGCTCCGTGTTTACCCAGTCGATGAACGCTTGGCTCTTCAACCGATGGGCCAGATCCTTAGCCTTTCGTAAGCTCACGCTCAGTGGTGTAGTTTGATCGCGAACATCTCGGATCAATTCCGCGAACAGCGTCATGAGGACCCCAGCCAGAGTGTGATAGCAAGCATTCTACCGTGGCTACTCATTCGACCCAAGGTCAGCACTTCTTCTGTGTGTGGGATCGAACGAGCAGGTAGCCGGGTATCAGATCCGACTGTGCTAGGCATTTACTGCCGCGGACCGGGGCCGCACGTGCGCGGGTGCTGGGTCGTGGATCTCGTGCTCGGCAAAGAGTAGCGCCCTTTCTCATTTCTCGAAGCGCCAGTACACTTTCGCAGACGCTCCCGTTCGTTCTCCGCGGTGATTCGGGCCGATGACCAAACTGTTGCTGCACGTTTGGCAAACGTGGTTCGGCGAGCCGCTCCGTCGGGTCGAAGCGGAATCGCTCGCGTACCGGCTTTCCGACGAGGGTCGTCGGGTCGACTGGAAGACCCCCACGGTTCTGCTCACCGCCGCGATTTGTCTCACGCTCCAGCAATACACCGCGACCCCCGGTCAAGTGCTCGGGACGGCCCGGTTCCTGGCGTCCACATTCGGTGGGCCGGATTCCGCCGCCGAGGTCGACACGCTGCTCCGCAAATGGAGCGGCGACCAGCTCGCCGCCCGCTTGTGGTGGGCGGGTATCGCGGTCCTCACGTATGCGATCATTCCGCTACTGGTTCTCACGATTGGTTTCCGCGCGCGCCCGGCCGATTACGGGCTGAAGTTGCGCGGCGTCCTCAATGCGTGGCCGCTGTACGTGTTGTTCACGCTGGTCATGGTCCCGCTCGTGTGGGTCTGCTCGGGCGAGGACCGGTTCCAGCAAACGTACCCGTTCTTTCGGTTCGGTTCCCCCGAGCACGTTCGGAAAGACTTGTGGAAGTGGGAACTCGCCTACGCCGCGCAGTTCGTGAGCCTGGAATTCTTCTTCCGCGGGTTCATCATCCACGGCACCAAGCACCGGTTCGGCATGTACGCGGTGTTCGTCTCGGTCGTGCCCTACGTCCTCATTCACTTCGGTAAGCCCATGCCGGAAGCGACCGCGTCGATTATCGCGGGCGTCGTGCTCGGGTTCATGAGCCTCGTTACGCGGTCGGTCTGGCTCGGCGCAGCGCTTCACATTGGCGTCGCGTGGGGGATGGATTTCGCGTGTCTGGCGCGCCGCGGATTTCTGTGAACCTCATTGTGCTCGGCTGTGTCTGTGTCGGTCGCCCGACCCCGAACGGATTTGGCACCGGGTTACATTTCTCGCGCCCAAAACGGTGACCGTTTCGTTCCCGTTTCCCTAAATCTGAACGTATGATCCCTGCCATTCGCGTTAGCGGTCTCGTGAAGACGTACCCCGCTCGACCGCCGGTCGAGGCCGTGCGCGGTCTCGATTTGGAGGTGAACGTCGGGGAGTGCTTCGGGCTGCTCGGTCCCAACGGGGCCGGAAAGACCACGACTCTCGAAATCATTGAGGGATTGCTCGACCCGACCGCGGGCGAGGTGGAGATTCTCGGACTGAAGTGGGGCACGAACGACACCGAGATCCGCAATAAGATCGGGATCTCGCTCCAAGAAACGCGGCTCTCCGACAAACTCACGGTGCGCGAAACGGTTACGCTGTTTCGCTCGTTTTACTCGGTCGGCATCGCACCGGACGAGGCCATCGGGCGCGTCAGCCTCGAAGAGAAGGTCAACGCCTACGTCGACAAGCTCTCCGGCGGGCAGCGCCAGCGCCTCGCGGTCGCGACCGCACTCGTCGGCGACCCGGAGTTGCTCTTTCTCGACGAGCCGACGACCGGTCTCGACCCGCAATCCCGGCGCCAGCTCTGGGACGTGATCCGCTCGATCAAGGAACGCGGGCGCACGGTCGTTATCACCACGCACTACATGGACGAAGCCGAGCGGTTGTGCGACCGCGTCGCGGTGATCGATCACGGGAAGGTGATCGCGCTCGGCACCCCCGCGGAACTGATCGCGCGCGTCGGCGGGGAGCACGTCATCGATCTCGACATCGACCCGACCAGTTCGGTTCACCCCAGAACCGCCGAACTCTCGAATCTGCCCACCGTGAACTCGGTGCGAGAAGAAGGCGATCACGTTACGATCACCGCGAGCGAACCGCACCGCGCGCTCCCGGCACTCCTCGATCTCGTGCGAACGGCCGGAGTGAAGATCGCGGGCCTCACGACCCGCACCGCGACCCTCGAAGACGTGTTCGTAACGCTTACCGGGCGCCACCTGCGCGACGAATCATAGTTCCGAGTTCCAGGTTCCGAGTTGAAAACCGACTCGAACCGGAACGTGTGTTTTTAACTCTGGAACTTGGCACCTGGAACTCGGAACTATGTCTCCACTCTGGCAACTGACGCTGGCCCGGTTCCGCGAGTTTTACCGCGAGCCGGCGGCGCTCTTCTGGGTGTACGGGTTCCCGCTGATCCTCGCGTGCGTGCTCGGGATGGCGTTCAGCGAGAAACCCGTGCCCGCGTCGAACGTGGACATCCTGCTCGACCCGGCGAACCCCAGCGCGGCCGAGAAGCTCCGCGAGAAGCTCGGGGCCGATCCGGGGCTCAA
This region of Gemmata massiliana genomic DNA includes:
- a CDS encoding CPBP family intramembrane glutamic endopeptidase; this translates as MTKLLLHVWQTWFGEPLRRVEAESLAYRLSDEGRRVDWKTPTVLLTAAICLTLQQYTATPGQVLGTARFLASTFGGPDSAAEVDTLLRKWSGDQLAARLWWAGIAVLTYAIIPLLVLTIGFRARPADYGLKLRGVLNAWPLYVLFTLVMVPLVWVCSGEDRFQQTYPFFRFGSPEHVRKDLWKWELAYAAQFVSLEFFFRGFIIHGTKHRFGMYAVFVSVVPYVLIHFGKPMPEATASIIAGVVLGFMSLVTRSVWLGAALHIGVAWGMDFACLARRGFL
- a CDS encoding AbiTii domain-containing protein; this encodes MTLFAELIRDVRDQTTPLSVSLRKAKDLAHRLKSQAFIDWVNTERMGYIDITAVPDYRWVRLEPMVDVLNELFPGHPEMGDTFRLEEDKLGCHRSIFERFPLVARVEELEGFAGSPMSFEPNPAVMEAVRESSIRQWGRVAHRIHRVWGMVPGLVVLRVMAAVHDRLFNFLLKVRDEYPDLAESEKAFEQVRAMKIEGLVRTMIFNQNCTIEGGQGVGDKIINVGAGATVHGNVTVADAITNSFNAVPPSTPDPVKDLLSQLANILKQAIVALAEGEQKDAAEEFESLAKEASRSEPRLDRLRTYGVGLKNLFAKAAGSQAATWVTGKVDELLSMFNS
- a CDS encoding ABC transporter ATP-binding protein gives rise to the protein MIPAIRVSGLVKTYPARPPVEAVRGLDLEVNVGECFGLLGPNGAGKTTTLEIIEGLLDPTAGEVEILGLKWGTNDTEIRNKIGISLQETRLSDKLTVRETVTLFRSFYSVGIAPDEAIGRVSLEEKVNAYVDKLSGGQRQRLAVATALVGDPELLFLDEPTTGLDPQSRRQLWDVIRSIKERGRTVVITTHYMDEAERLCDRVAVIDHGKVIALGTPAELIARVGGEHVIDLDIDPTSSVHPRTAELSNLPTVNSVREEGDHVTITASEPHRALPALLDLVRTAGVKIAGLTTRTATLEDVFVTLTGRHLRDES
- a CDS encoding DUF72 domain-containing protein, with the protein product MNVRIGTAGYAYPAWVGGFYPRGTTQHDMLPYYATRFAAVEINSSFYRPPTREQVTKMARRSPPGFGYTLKVPKSVSHERSVDDIPAFKQAADHLVATGKSLGLIFQVPEAFHNTADNRAWITHVGAQLKPHRVAVEFRHRSWNAPNLREWMEHVDLDVVSVGVPDVPTLFPRGLRIANRRIYARLHSQNADNWYEDGKLRYAYDYTEAELREWAVGLKTAAEKDRADEALIFFNNCVGIQAITNAERLSAILKEVAPAVRVIDPPQPPSLFDEE